From Temnothorax longispinosus isolate EJ_2023e chromosome 3, Tlon_JGU_v1, whole genome shotgun sequence, one genomic window encodes:
- the LOC139810564 gene encoding uncharacterized protein, whose protein sequence is MAGTMSREGQRKEKDGWGKEIMKEIMNELREMRQELLKEVKREGEELRREMKQIKRQLERMEKSQAPGRQRKESGGRGEAEKRRVDESDGVADVGEKPSEEEIEREEKIHKGRCVEERSKHEGERRTERGGGDKGRSRNGREEVTSEEEESSEESWKFDRREGKGKGNDTHERTMERRGGDVKTEKEKERCEKVSEDGSASKEEKKERRTDGETGSEGGRKAEKKGRGAESVKSNAWEMVMRREEKVKSERDRSVRESV, encoded by the coding sequence ATGGCAGGAACGATGTCGAGAGAAGGTCAAAGGAAGGAGAAGGATGGTTGGGGTAAGGAAATTATGAAGGAAATTATGAATGAACTAAGGGAAATGAGACAAGAACTCTTGAAAGAGGTAAAACGGGAAGGAGAGGAACTCAGACGAGAAATGAAGCAGATAAAGAGGCAGCTAGAGAGGATGGAGAAGAGTCAGGCTCCAGGGAGACAAAGGAAGGAAAGTGGAGGACGAGGAGAAGCAGAGAAGAGGAGAGTAGACGAAAGTGATGGCGTCGCAGACGTTGGGGAGAAACCCAGTGaggaagagatagaaagagaagaaaaaatccaTAAAGGAAGATGTGTGGAAGAAAGATCGAAACACGAAGGGGAGAGACGCACAGAAAGAGGAGGGGGTGACAAAGGACGGAGCAGAAATGGACGGGAGGAGGTGACAAGTGAGGAGGAGGAGAGTAGCGAAGAATCGTGGAAGTTTGACAGAAGAGAGGGCAAAGGAAAAGGCAATGACACGCATGAGAGGACAATGGAAAGAAGAGGAGGGGACGTCAAAACGGAAAAGGAGAAGGAGCGTTGCGAAAAAGTGAGCGAAGATGGATCGGCGAGTAaggaggaaaagaaggagCGGAGAACAGACGGGGAGACAGGTAGCGAAGGAGGTAGAAAAGCAGAGAAGAAAGGTAGAGGCGCAGAGAGTGTAAAGAGTAATGCTTGGGAGATGGTGatgagaagagaagagaaagtgAAAAGTGAAAGGGATAGAAGCGTAAGAGAGAGCGTATAA
- the LOC139809882 gene encoding putative nuclease HARBI1, translating into MDIQGMWDLFDNPSDDDDIIEHQPEGEHHPKIPNFFETVVLTYSLTDFKSHFRLEKHTYERLVQDFGPRLYHEYGAPKMSPHKQIALTLWCLGNQEVYRSVADRFGISKDTVWKTIFEVMMLLTTDVERYIKWPEPHAMINFEREFYQLSGFPGVIGAIDGSHIAISAPIENADRDINRKGCHSIVLQGICDYKLRFIDVFTGLCGCVHDARVWRLSHIKQLITNDENRYFQNQYHLLGDSAYPLSKYLLTPYRDNGHLNNGQRNFNTKHSSTRVVIERAFGILKGKFRKLKYIYMYNTEMIPLVILTCCMLHNICIENEDAPLENEDEPMDLNLIEMQVINENVFINGAEKREVISHLL; encoded by the exons ATGGATATACAAGGAATGTGGGATTTATTTGATAATCCATCGGATGACGATGATATTATCGAGCATCAACCTGAAGGCGAGCATCATCCTAAAATCCCAAATTTCTTTGAAACTGTTGTATTAACATATTCTTTAACAG ATTTCAAGTCACACTTTCGACTAGAAAAGCATACATATGAAAGATTGGTGCAAGACTTTGGACCTCGTTTATACCACGAATATGGTGCTCCAAAAATGTCCCCTCATAAACAAATAGCTCTAACATTATGGTGCCTTGGTAATCAGGAAGTTTACAG ATCAGTAGCAGATAGGTTTGGTATATCTAAAGATACCGTCTGGAAAACTATATTTGAAGTTATGATGCTACTCACTACAGATGTTGAGAGGTATATAAAATGGCCTGAACCACATGCAATGATAAACTTTGAACgagaattttatcaattaagtGGTTTCCCTGGGGTAATTGGAGCAATTGATGGCTCCCATATTGCTATAAGTGCACCAATTGAAAATGCGGATAGAGATATTAACCGTAAAGGCTGTCACTCAATAGTATTACAAGGCATTTGTGACTATAAGTTAAGATTTATTGATGTTTTTACGGGTCTATGTGGGTGTGTTCATGATGCCAGAGTCTGGCGTTTAAGTCATATTAAGCAGTTAATAACAAATGACGAGAATAGATATTTCCAAAATCAATATCATCTGTTAGGTGATTCAGCATATCCCTTATCAAAATACTTGTTAACACCATATCGAGATAATGGTCACTTAAACAATGGACAAAGAAATTTTAACACTAAACATTCAAGCACTCGTGTAGTTATTGAGCGTGCGTTTGGTATTCTAAAaggaaaatttagaaaattaaaatatatttacatgtataataCGGAAATGATCCCCTTGGTAATTCTTACTTGTTGTATGTTACATAACATATGTATAGAAAATGAGGATGCACCATTAGAAAATGAGGATGAACCAATGGATTTAAATCTAATAGAAATGCAagttattaatgaaaatgtgTTTATAAACGGAGCAGAGAAAAGAGAagttatttctcatttattgtaa